The Polyodon spathula isolate WHYD16114869_AA chromosome 13, ASM1765450v1, whole genome shotgun sequence genome includes a region encoding these proteins:
- the LOC121325739 gene encoding RING finger protein 122-like isoform X3, producing the protein MHPFQWCKGCLCGLGFQHSDESCKMSSDLPLNMYVIILGIGLFIFMLSMILCCYLFRLRRQGRREQYGYNEVVLKGAGKKLSLLGQTCAVCLEEFKAKDELGVCPCSHAFHKKCLVKWLEIRSVCPMCNKLICRLADTRQGAEAPQNQQEV; encoded by the exons GATGTTTGTGTGGACTAGGGTTTCAGCATTCTGACGAGTCCTGTAAGATGTCTTCTGACCTCCCATTAAACATGTACGTCATTATCCTGGGCATCGGGCTCTTCATCTTCATGCTGAGCATGATACTCTGCTGCTATCTGTTCAG GTTAAGACGGCAGGGAAGAAGAGAACAGTATGGATATAATGAG GTGGTGCTGAAGGGTGCAGGAAAGAAGCTTAGTCTCCTGGGG CAGACGTGTGCCGTGTGTTTGGAAGAGTTCAAAGCCAAGGACGAGCTCGGGGTGTGCCCTTGTTCTCACGCATTTCACAAAAA ATGCCTGGTGAAGTGGCTGGAGATACGCAGCGTATGCCCGATGTGCAACAAGCTCATCTGCAGGCTGGCAGACACGCGCCAGGGAGCTGAAGCGCCACAGAACCAACAGGAAGTGTAA
- the LOC121325739 gene encoding RING finger protein 122-like isoform X4, with translation MSSDLPLNMYVIILGIGLFIFMLSMILCCYLFRLRRQGRREQYGYNEVVLKGAGKKLSLLGQTCAVCLEEFKAKDELGVCPCSHAFHKKCLVKWLEIRSVCPMCNKLICRLADTRQGAEAPQNQQEV, from the exons ATGTCTTCTGACCTCCCATTAAACATGTACGTCATTATCCTGGGCATCGGGCTCTTCATCTTCATGCTGAGCATGATACTCTGCTGCTATCTGTTCAG GTTAAGACGGCAGGGAAGAAGAGAACAGTATGGATATAATGAG GTGGTGCTGAAGGGTGCAGGAAAGAAGCTTAGTCTCCTGGGG CAGACGTGTGCCGTGTGTTTGGAAGAGTTCAAAGCCAAGGACGAGCTCGGGGTGTGCCCTTGTTCTCACGCATTTCACAAAAA ATGCCTGGTGAAGTGGCTGGAGATACGCAGCGTATGCCCGATGTGCAACAAGCTCATCTGCAGGCTGGCAGACACGCGCCAGGGAGCTGAAGCGCCACAGAACCAACAGGAAGTGTAA